The Dehalogenimonas sp. 4OHTPN genome window below encodes:
- a CDS encoding P-II family nitrogen regulator, with translation MKKIEAIIREERLDAVKKALEEMGLIGMTVTEVSGRGQQKGIPLQWRVGEYRVDFLPKLKVEIVCHGDDCGAAVEAIMKAAKTGRIGDGKIFVLPVESAHRIRTGETGQAVI, from the coding sequence ATGAAAAAGATAGAAGCCATCATCCGCGAAGAACGACTGGACGCCGTAAAGAAGGCGCTGGAGGAAATGGGACTCATCGGCATGACGGTTACCGAGGTATCGGGCAGAGGCCAACAGAAAGGCATACCGCTTCAGTGGCGGGTCGGCGAATACCGGGTGGATTTTCTGCCCAAGCTCAAGGTAGAGATTGTTTGTCATGGCGATGATTGCGGCGCCGCCGTCGAGGCCATCATGAAAGCGGCAAAGACCGGACGCATCGGCGACGGAAAGATTTTCGTCCTGCCGGTAGAATCCGCCCACCGCATCCGGACCGGCGAGACAGGTCAAGCAGTAATTTGA
- the glnA gene encoding type I glutamate--ammonia ligase, protein MVKSRSDSVEYVLKRVKEDKVKFIRLWFTDILGQLKSFAITVGELEGALEEGMGFDGSSIEGYARIDESDMIALPDPDTYKPLPWRPKDEAAVARMFCDIKKPGGEQFEGDPRYVLKRMLKRAAEAGYVYYVGPELEYFYFKDENRDQKSTEFLDQGGYFDLTPLDVATDLRRQTVLTLEKMGIAVEYSHHEVAPSQHEIDIQYTDALTMADNVMTYRLVVKEIARQNGVYASFMPKPVFGVNGSGMHCHQSLFKGENNAFFDSTDPYHLSAIARHYIAGILKHAPEFCAVTNQWINSYKRLVPGYEAPVYLSWARRNRSDLVRVPEYRPGKERSTRIELRSPDPACNPYLAFAVMLAAGLEGIEKRYEAPQPIEENVYEMTDQERHERGIATLPGSLDAAVCLLENSDLMRQTLGDHVFNAFIENKRIECDKYRIHVTDWERERYLPIL, encoded by the coding sequence ATGGTCAAATCGCGCAGCGATTCCGTCGAATATGTCCTGAAACGCGTCAAAGAGGATAAAGTCAAATTTATCCGTTTGTGGTTCACCGATATCCTTGGGCAGCTTAAAAGCTTCGCCATCACGGTTGGGGAGCTTGAAGGAGCTCTGGAAGAGGGCATGGGTTTTGACGGGTCGTCTATCGAGGGTTATGCCCGTATTGACGAAAGCGACATGATCGCCTTGCCGGACCCAGACACATACAAGCCGCTGCCCTGGCGGCCTAAAGACGAAGCGGCGGTGGCCCGCATGTTCTGCGATATCAAGAAACCTGGCGGCGAACAATTCGAGGGGGATCCCCGCTACGTCCTCAAGCGGATGCTTAAACGCGCCGCGGAGGCCGGCTATGTTTACTACGTCGGGCCGGAGCTGGAATATTTTTACTTTAAAGACGAGAACCGCGACCAGAAAAGCACCGAGTTTCTCGACCAGGGCGGGTATTTTGACTTAACTCCATTGGACGTTGCCACCGACCTGCGCCGCCAAACAGTCCTGACTTTGGAGAAGATGGGTATCGCCGTGGAGTACTCTCACCACGAGGTTGCCCCATCCCAGCATGAAATCGATATACAGTACACCGACGCCTTGACCATGGCTGACAATGTCATGACCTACCGGCTGGTGGTAAAGGAAATCGCTAGGCAGAACGGCGTCTACGCCTCATTCATGCCTAAACCGGTCTTTGGCGTCAACGGCAGCGGCATGCACTGCCACCAGTCGTTATTCAAAGGAGAGAACAACGCGTTTTTCGATTCTACCGATCCTTACCACCTCTCGGCGATAGCCCGCCACTATATCGCGGGTATCTTAAAACACGCTCCTGAGTTTTGCGCCGTAACCAACCAGTGGATCAACTCTTACAAAAGGTTGGTTCCCGGCTATGAAGCTCCGGTCTATCTCTCCTGGGCCCGCCGTAATCGTTCCGATCTGGTTCGGGTACCGGAATACCGCCCCGGAAAAGAGAGATCAACCCGCATCGAGTTACGCTCGCCTGACCCGGCATGCAATCCGTATTTAGCTTTCGCAGTAATGCTAGCCGCCGGCCTGGAAGGCATCGAGAAGAGGTACGAAGCGCCTCAACCGATAGAGGAGAATGTTTACGAGATGACCGACCAGGAGCGACACGAACGTGGCATCGCAACGTTGCCCGGCAGCCTCGACGCGGCAGTCTGCCTTCTGGAGAACAGCGATTTGATGCGCCAGACTCTCGGCGATCATGTATTCAATGCGTTTATTGAAAACAAACGCATTGAATGCGACAAATACCGCATACACGTGACCGATTGGGAACGTGAACGATACCTGCCGATACTCTAG
- a CDS encoding ammonium transporter has protein sequence MSAGDTGWILVSIALVMLMTPGVALFYGGMVRKKSVISTLMMNFAMLGVIGLLWVVYAYSLSFGPDIGGLIGNLKHVFLTGVEAEPSGVYATTVPHLAFMMFQGMFAIITVALITGAVVERIKFSALMVFAVAWLTLIYAPVAHWVWGDGGWLLKLGALDFAGGIVVHINAGLSALALVLVLGARRGFKHEPMEPSSIPLVMIGAALLWFGWFGFNAGSALGASGLASSALVATNSAGAAAATTWMLLAWNQRRPTLLGVATGAVAGLAAVTPGAGFIPPIYGAAIGIIAAIVCYYAMIAKMKLGVDDSLDVMAVHGIGGILGVLAVGIFASAAVNPAGTDGLLFGGGLSLLGKQLVGTVSVGAFAFGGTWIIAKIINATIGLRVKEMEEVVGLDLSQHGERAFGGIR, from the coding sequence GTGAGCGCCGGCGATACCGGATGGATCCTCGTTTCAATAGCCCTGGTGATGCTGATGACACCCGGGGTTGCCCTATTTTACGGAGGCATGGTTCGTAAGAAGAGCGTTATTTCAACTTTAATGATGAACTTCGCCATGCTTGGAGTCATTGGGCTTCTATGGGTTGTTTACGCTTACTCACTCTCATTCGGCCCGGATATCGGCGGCCTCATCGGCAATTTGAAACATGTATTTCTAACCGGTGTCGAAGCCGAACCTTCGGGGGTGTACGCCACCACCGTTCCTCATCTGGCATTCATGATGTTCCAGGGCATGTTCGCTATCATAACGGTGGCTTTGATCACGGGCGCTGTGGTCGAGCGGATTAAATTCTCGGCCCTAATGGTGTTCGCCGTCGCCTGGCTGACTCTGATATATGCTCCGGTTGCCCATTGGGTTTGGGGCGACGGGGGCTGGCTGCTGAAACTTGGTGCGCTTGATTTCGCCGGCGGCATTGTTGTCCACATCAACGCCGGTTTATCAGCCTTGGCGCTTGTACTGGTGTTAGGCGCCCGACGCGGATTCAAACACGAACCGATGGAACCCTCCTCTATCCCGCTGGTGATGATAGGCGCAGCGTTATTATGGTTCGGCTGGTTTGGATTCAACGCCGGCAGCGCACTGGGCGCTTCAGGGCTGGCTTCTTCGGCTCTGGTAGCCACCAACTCAGCGGGGGCAGCGGCAGCGACCACCTGGATGCTGCTGGCCTGGAACCAGCGGAGGCCAACTCTCCTTGGCGTGGCTACCGGCGCTGTCGCCGGACTGGCGGCGGTTACCCCGGGCGCCGGCTTTATTCCGCCGATCTACGGCGCTGCCATTGGCATTATTGCCGCGATAGTCTGTTATTACGCCATGATCGCCAAGATGAAACTCGGGGTTGATGACTCCCTGGATGTTATGGCGGTTCACGGCATCGGCGGCATTCTCGGGGTTCTGGCAGTTGGCATATTTGCCTCAGCGGCAGTCAATCCTGCCGGAACTGATGGCCTGCTTTTCGGAGGGGGGCTGTCGTTACTGGGAAAGCAACTGGTTGGAACAGTATCAGTCGGCGCGTTCGCTTTCGGCGGTACCTGGATCATCGCCAAGATTATCAACGCGACTATCGGATTGCGTGTGAAAGAGATGGAAGAAGTCGTTGGCCTGGACCTGTCGCAGCACGGCGAGCGGGCATTTGGAGGAATAAGGTAA
- a CDS encoding ammonium transporter gives MNSGDTAWILVSTALVMLMTPGVALFYGGMVRKKNLISTLMMSFAVLALVSILWVVFGYTLAFGPDIAGFVGGLDFLGLKDVGMEATSYSIPDLLYMMFQGVFAVITVALITGAVVERIKFSTLMVFAVAWLALIYGPVAHWVWGGGWLAQLGALDFAGGTVVHINAGVSAAALVVLLGARKGLGREPMEPNNIPMVMLGAALLWFGWFGFNAGSSLGANGGAANAFVTTNTAAAAAALVWILLSWRTRKPTLLGAVTGAVAGLVAITPAAGFVSPMAAIAIGAVAAAVCYFAMNFKAKIGFDDSLDVMSVHGVGGIWGALATGIFANAAIGGVDGALAGNLGQLWNQIIAVGAVMAYSFIGTLAIGKILDKTMGLRVKELEEVVGLDLSQHGERAYGGIK, from the coding sequence TTGAACTCAGGTGATACAGCCTGGATTCTGGTTTCAACTGCCCTGGTGATGCTGATGACCCCCGGGGTAGCCCTGTTCTACGGCGGAATGGTGCGGAAAAAGAACCTCATCTCAACTCTGATGATGAGTTTCGCCGTGCTGGCCCTGGTTTCCATCCTATGGGTCGTCTTCGGTTACACCCTGGCTTTCGGCCCTGATATCGCCGGATTTGTCGGCGGTCTGGACTTCCTGGGACTAAAAGACGTCGGCATGGAAGCCACCAGTTACTCCATCCCCGATTTGCTCTACATGATGTTCCAGGGCGTTTTCGCCGTTATAACCGTAGCTCTCATCACCGGCGCGGTAGTGGAGCGGATCAAGTTCTCAACCTTGATGGTTTTTGCCGTCGCCTGGCTGGCGCTCATCTACGGGCCGGTTGCTCACTGGGTCTGGGGCGGCGGCTGGCTGGCGCAGCTCGGTGCTCTGGATTTCGCCGGCGGCACAGTGGTTCACATCAACGCCGGAGTTTCAGCGGCGGCCCTGGTAGTCCTTCTCGGAGCCCGCAAAGGTCTCGGCAGGGAACCCATGGAGCCAAACAATATTCCCATGGTCATGCTCGGCGCAGCCTTGCTGTGGTTCGGCTGGTTCGGCTTCAATGCCGGTAGTTCTTTGGGAGCTAACGGCGGAGCAGCCAACGCTTTCGTTACCACCAACACTGCGGCGGCGGCGGCGGCCCTGGTCTGGATCCTACTGTCATGGCGCACCCGAAAACCCACCCTGCTTGGCGCGGTGACCGGTGCCGTGGCTGGTCTGGTGGCGATTACCCCGGCGGCTGGGTTCGTCTCGCCCATGGCGGCTATCGCCATCGGCGCGGTAGCCGCGGCTGTTTGCTATTTCGCCATGAATTTCAAAGCCAAGATTGGTTTCGATGACTCGCTCGACGTCATGTCGGTGCACGGCGTTGGCGGCATTTGGGGCGCTTTGGCCACTGGCATTTTCGCCAACGCGGCTATCGGGGGTGTGGATGGAGCGTTGGCTGGCAACCTGGGACAACTCTGGAATCAGATTATCGCCGTCGGGGCAGTCATGGCCTACTCTTTTATCGGCACGCTTGCTATTGGCAAAATCCTGGATAAGACCATGGGCCTGCGGGTCAAAGAGCTTGAAGAGGTAGTCGGTCTTGACCTTTCACAACACGGCGAGCGTGCTTACGGGGGGATAAAATAA
- a CDS encoding Hint domain-containing protein — protein sequence MKRTLLFALTAIIITGVASCTPPTSPTTLTPTELRYRLLDAFPDIFWCDPDFFPIGSLERELQNAINQFEGIRSHTEEFDAIVQRIGLKHKLNYTSEEQLLVYRQHKLLNLAVIEFLPASHGFNFVILVGREEQGERIFGNIATDGRTSVTRREPSYNTCPICLAEGTLVGTPNGLVAVEDLAVGMEVWTLGDNNQRVAAPILEIGMTPAPAFFKLLKFTLADGRSLTASAGHPAINGDVLGEFNYGDVLDGSVIVGIQVISYHGSTYDILPAGTTGYYWADGILLASTLKDQTPPVS from the coding sequence ATGAAAAGAACTCTCCTGTTCGCGTTAACCGCAATCATTATAACGGGCGTTGCGTCATGCACCCCTCCGACTTCTCCAACAACTTTAACGCCTACCGAACTCCGCTACCGGCTACTGGACGCGTTTCCTGACATCTTCTGGTGCGACCCTGATTTCTTTCCCATCGGCAGTCTGGAAAGAGAACTGCAAAACGCCATCAACCAGTTCGAAGGTATTCGCTCCCACACCGAGGAGTTCGATGCCATAGTCCAGCGCATCGGGCTGAAACATAAGCTCAATTACACCAGCGAGGAGCAACTGTTGGTCTACCGTCAGCACAAACTATTGAATCTGGCTGTTATTGAATTTCTGCCAGCAAGCCACGGTTTTAATTTCGTTATTCTGGTTGGGCGAGAAGAGCAAGGTGAGCGAATATTCGGCAATATTGCCACTGACGGCCGAACCAGTGTGACACGGCGAGAACCGAGTTACAATACCTGTCCGATTTGTCTCGCTGAAGGCACACTTGTTGGCACACCTAATGGCCTGGTGGCGGTCGAAGACCTCGCGGTTGGCATGGAGGTTTGGACGCTAGGCGATAATAACCAGAGGGTGGCCGCGCCAATTCTGGAAATCGGGATGACACCGGCTCCGGCGTTCTTCAAATTACTGAAATTCACCCTTGCCGATGGCCGCAGCCTGACCGCGTCGGCTGGCCACCCGGCAATTAACGGTGACGTGTTGGGGGAGTTTAACTACGGCGACGTTTTAGATGGATCGGTCATCGTTGGCATTCAGGTCATTTCTTATCATGGTAGCACCTATGACATATTGCCCGCCGGTACAACGGGCTATTACTGGGCTGATGGGATACTCCTGGCCTCCACTCTAAAAGATCAAACTCCTCCTGTCTCTTGA
- a CDS encoding P-II family nitrogen regulator, protein MKKIEAVIREEKLDAVKKALEEMGIHGMTVTEVSGRGQQKGISLQWRVGEYRVDFLPKLKVEVICHDDDCHLAIEAIMKSAKTGRIGDGKIFVMPVEAAYRIRTGETGEAVI, encoded by the coding sequence ATGAAAAAGATCGAAGCAGTAATTCGCGAAGAGAAACTGGACGCTGTTAAAAAAGCGTTGGAAGAAATGGGTATCCACGGCATGACGGTGACCGAGGTTTCCGGCCGGGGCCAACAAAAAGGCATTTCGCTGCAATGGCGGGTTGGGGAATACAGGGTCGATTTTCTTCCCAAGCTGAAAGTCGAGGTTATTTGTCATGATGACGATTGCCATTTGGCGATTGAAGCGATCATGAAATCCGCTAAAACCGGAAGAATCGGAGACGGCAAGATTTTCGTGATGCCGGTTGAGGCAGCGTACCGTATCAGAACAGGTGAAACAGGCGAAGCGGTAATTTGA
- a CDS encoding response regulator transcription factor, whose translation MFNILILAEENDKTRELKNRLSREGYVCLLMPPGEEPEKLAAQHTARLVVVDVGAEDDIPTLDTAGESKGPMLVAAVFRQRLAELGARDDVDDFVLKPFDVDELLTRIRKLAARAKATPPSDIIVAGDLIIDTARCEVSLAGAPIDLTFREYELLKFLATNRGRVFSREVLLNKVWGYEYFGGDRTVDVHVRRLRSKIEEFGQIYVETVRNIGYRFKRNL comes from the coding sequence TTGTTTAACATCCTGATACTGGCCGAGGAGAACGACAAAACCCGGGAACTGAAGAACCGGCTGTCCCGGGAGGGTTATGTTTGCCTGCTGATGCCTCCCGGCGAAGAACCGGAGAAGCTGGCCGCCCAGCACACGGCGCGGCTGGTGGTCGTCGACGTCGGCGCCGAAGATGACATCCCGACCCTGGACACCGCCGGCGAAAGCAAGGGACCAATGCTGGTTGCCGCCGTTTTTCGCCAGCGTTTGGCAGAACTTGGCGCCCGGGATGACGTCGACGACTTCGTGTTGAAGCCTTTCGATGTCGATGAACTGTTGACCCGCATCCGGAAACTCGCAGCCCGGGCTAAAGCTACGCCACCGTCTGACATCATCGTCGCCGGCGATCTCATTATCGATACCGCCCGCTGTGAGGTATCTTTAGCCGGCGCCCCTATAGATCTGACTTTCCGAGAATATGAGCTGTTAAAATTTCTTGCCACCAACCGAGGCCGAGTTTTTTCTCGTGAAGTGCTTCTCAATAAAGTCTGGGGGTACGAGTACTTTGGCGGCGACCGAACGGTGGACGTCCATGTCCGCCGCCTGCGTTCAAAGATAGAAGAATTCGGCCAGATATACGTAGAAACGGTAAGAAACATCGGATACCGCTTTAAACGAAATTTGTAA
- a CDS encoding bifunctional mannosyl-3-phosphoglycerate synthase/mannosyl-3 phosphoglycerate phosphatase, whose amino-acid sequence MRLERTRQTEHMGSISLYGVRRVLELDSGVKNPQINEAAEVQKIERESIDEIEKKLAIVLPIKNEDLKVFEGVLSAIPHDSFIIVLSNSQRGEIDTFRIEHEILNRFCQVTRRQAMIVHQKDPAVARALADAGYHHILGDDKLIRNGKSEGMILGILLAKLLGKEFIGFIDTDNYIPGSALEYVKHYAAAFSLAKSPYAMTRIQWRYKPKIMGELYFKKWGRVSEITNKHLNNLVSAMGRFETEVIKTGNAGEHAMSVALAERLTYGTGYAVETQELISIFELFSGLLPITDKEVSEKGVEVFQTETVNPHLHADKGDEHVVLEMMLPSLSVIYHSLLCQEKTKKAILTELVEAGIIKPDEEPIKVRLMPPPQKADLSKFSASLSQEYPRLFVPEGQPLPIIGGRGPNVAARLVVFSDLDGTLLHPTSYSYAPALTTLRRLQARDIPIIFCSSKTREEQVTLRQELGITDPFIVENGSAVFIPKSYFRLPFSYDRVCDDYLVIEMGVPYQELKLKLNHVIENVKAKLAKNAWMGTLDIACFGDLTVEDIARETGLGLKAAEAAKHREYTETIKLHGGRQTVEFLLAELKKAGLSHAFGGRFYTVSGGNEKGKAVKLLTELYKLNYGAVITTGVGDSDNDVSMLAAVDRPVLVQNQSLRWAKVKLVNLVFAKGVGPEGWSRALADLAT is encoded by the coding sequence ATGCGTTTAGAACGCACCCGTCAGACTGAACACATGGGTTCGATTTCCTTGTACGGCGTCCGCCGAGTGCTCGAACTGGATTCAGGCGTTAAAAACCCTCAAATCAACGAAGCTGCCGAGGTCCAGAAGATCGAGCGAGAATCTATAGATGAAATCGAAAAAAAGCTGGCCATAGTTCTGCCGATAAAAAACGAGGACCTGAAAGTCTTCGAAGGTGTTCTCTCGGCTATCCCTCATGACTCTTTTATCATCGTTCTATCCAACTCTCAGCGAGGCGAGATAGATACCTTTAGGATTGAGCACGAAATCCTGAACCGCTTTTGCCAGGTGACCCGCCGCCAGGCAATGATAGTGCACCAGAAAGATCCTGCTGTAGCCAGGGCATTAGCCGATGCTGGTTATCATCACATTCTGGGAGACGATAAACTGATCCGAAACGGTAAGAGTGAGGGCATGATCCTTGGTATCCTGCTGGCTAAACTCCTGGGCAAGGAGTTTATCGGGTTCATTGACACCGACAATTACATACCCGGATCAGCCCTGGAATACGTCAAACACTATGCTGCGGCTTTCAGCCTGGCAAAATCACCCTACGCAATGACGCGGATTCAATGGCGCTACAAACCCAAGATAATGGGAGAGCTCTATTTTAAAAAATGGGGCCGGGTATCTGAGATCACCAACAAACATTTGAACAACCTTGTTTCAGCAATGGGGCGTTTCGAGACCGAAGTTATTAAAACCGGCAACGCCGGAGAGCATGCAATGAGCGTCGCGTTAGCTGAGCGGCTTACCTACGGTACAGGCTATGCCGTGGAGACTCAGGAGCTGATCTCCATTTTCGAACTGTTCAGCGGGCTTTTGCCCATCACCGACAAAGAAGTGTCTGAGAAAGGTGTTGAAGTATTTCAAACCGAGACAGTCAACCCGCACCTTCACGCTGACAAAGGGGATGAGCATGTGGTGCTGGAGATGATGTTGCCAAGTCTGTCGGTAATCTATCACAGTCTGCTGTGCCAGGAAAAAACCAAAAAGGCAATCCTTACTGAGCTTGTGGAAGCGGGCATCATTAAACCTGATGAGGAACCGATTAAGGTGCGTTTGATGCCGCCGCCCCAAAAAGCGGATCTGTCCAAATTCTCCGCATCTCTATCGCAAGAATATCCCCGGTTGTTCGTGCCTGAAGGTCAGCCGCTGCCGATAATCGGCGGGCGCGGGCCTAACGTAGCGGCGCGGCTGGTGGTGTTTTCGGACCTTGACGGAACTCTCCTGCATCCCACTTCATATTCCTACGCTCCTGCTTTAACCACGCTTCGCCGGCTTCAAGCCAGAGATATCCCTATTATTTTCTGTTCTTCCAAAACCCGTGAAGAGCAAGTCACGTTGCGGCAGGAGCTTGGGATTACCGATCCATTTATCGTCGAAAACGGATCAGCGGTTTTTATCCCCAAGTCATATTTCCGCTTACCGTTTTCGTATGATCGGGTATGCGACGATTACCTGGTCATCGAAATGGGAGTGCCTTATCAGGAACTGAAATTAAAATTGAATCATGTAATCGAAAACGTCAAGGCCAAACTCGCGAAAAACGCCTGGATGGGAACGCTTGACATAGCCTGCTTTGGCGATCTGACTGTCGAAGATATCGCCCGGGAAACCGGCCTTGGTTTGAAAGCAGCCGAGGCGGCGAAGCATCGCGAATATACGGAAACGATTAAGCTGCACGGGGGACGCCAGACTGTCGAATTCTTGCTCGCCGAGCTTAAAAAAGCGGGCCTGTCGCATGCTTTCGGAGGCCGTTTTTACACCGTCTCCGGCGGCAACGAAAAAGGCAAGGCGGTGAAACTATTGACTGAGCTGTATAAGCTGAATTACGGGGCGGTCATCACTACCGGCGTCGGTGACTCAGACAATGATGTGTCCATGCTGGCTGCTGTTGATCGCCCGGTTCTGGTCCAGAACCAATCTCTGCGCTGGGCAAAAGTAAAGCTGGTCAATCTGGTGTTTGCCAAAGGGGTCGGCCCAGAGGGCTGGAGCCGGGCCCTGGCCGACCTGGCAACATAA
- a CDS encoding PrsW family glutamic-type intramembrane protease, translating to MISSYIFRKAWIWILVVGVLLFFGANAALRWTGNPNFFPTVIMLGAFIVPLAYVVFFYEHVRDRNIPVLLLGVCFLVGGALGIIAAGFLHYAVLREADLLGLLKIGIIEESSKLILPILLFLAWRFHHQADGLLFGISAGMGFAALETMGYGLAALIESQGDPAAVEQVLLIRGLLSPAGHAAWTGIVCAVLWGQRVKFRSVTVNARVLGAFVLAVLLHTAWNAFSLFRLPDALTYTGMITVGVLSLGTLLALYHQARLTPAIPVALENLLELAAEGDEQAAPAPGR from the coding sequence TTGATAAGTTCGTATATTTTCCGTAAAGCCTGGATCTGGATCCTGGTGGTGGGCGTATTGCTCTTCTTCGGCGCTAACGCTGCGTTGCGCTGGACGGGGAACCCGAATTTTTTCCCAACCGTCATCATGCTCGGCGCATTTATCGTGCCCCTGGCATACGTGGTCTTCTTTTATGAGCATGTTCGGGATCGTAATATACCGGTTCTTCTCCTGGGGGTTTGTTTCCTAGTCGGCGGGGCGCTGGGAATTATTGCCGCCGGCTTTCTGCATTACGCCGTTCTCCGAGAAGCTGACCTGCTCGGCTTGCTTAAGATAGGAATCATTGAGGAGTCCTCAAAACTGATTCTGCCCATATTGCTGTTTCTCGCCTGGCGTTTTCATCACCAGGCTGACGGCCTTCTCTTTGGTATCTCGGCCGGCATGGGTTTTGCTGCCTTAGAAACAATGGGCTACGGCCTGGCCGCCCTGATCGAAAGCCAGGGCGATCCGGCGGCGGTGGAACAAGTGTTACTTATCCGCGGTTTACTGTCTCCGGCGGGTCATGCCGCCTGGACAGGTATTGTTTGCGCCGTGCTTTGGGGCCAAAGAGTCAAATTCCGCAGCGTTACTGTTAATGCCAGGGTTTTGGGCGCCTTTGTATTGGCAGTCCTTCTACATACAGCCTGGAATGCTTTCAGCCTCTTCCGGCTGCCAGACGCACTGACCTACACTGGAATGATAACCGTTGGCGTTCTAAGCTTGGGTACGCTGCTGGCGCTTTACCATCAGGCCCGCCTCACACCGGCGATACCGGTGGCGCTGGAAAACCTGTTGGAACTGGCGGCTGAAGGTGACGAACAAGCAGCCCCTGCACCAGGAAGGTAG
- the glnA gene encoding type I glutamate--ammonia ligase: MNPKEVLKYCQDNCIQIVDFKFNDLPGLWQHFSIPVSELDEDIWEEGIGFDGSSIRGFQAINESDMLLMPDASTAILDPMLEVPTLSIICDIFDPTSGKPYTRDPRFIARKAEAYLKTTGIADTSYWGPEMEFFIFDNVQFEQNEHTAFYNVDSVEGSWNTARAENIDGDGNPHNLGYKPRYKEGYFPVPPHDSLQDLRSRIILKMMETGIPIEVHHHEVATAGQCEIDMRFSTMVKMGDQMQWYKYIVKNMCRKDGKVATFMPKPLFKDNGSGMHVHQSLWKDGVNQFFDKDGYALLSQTAKYYIGGLLKHADALMAICAPTTNSYKRLVPGYEAPVNLVYSARNRSASVRIPMYNANPKSKRLEFRCPDNTANGYLCLAAMMMAGLDGIQNKVDPGKPHDMNLYELPKAEAKKIRTVPSSLDAALDALEKDHDFLLQGGVFTKDVIEVWLDYKRTQEVDAIRLRPHPWEFHLYFDI; encoded by the coding sequence ATGAATCCGAAAGAAGTGCTCAAGTATTGTCAAGACAACTGCATCCAAATTGTGGACTTCAAATTCAACGACCTGCCTGGTCTGTGGCAACATTTTTCAATACCGGTGAGCGAACTTGATGAAGATATCTGGGAAGAAGGAATCGGGTTTGACGGCTCCTCCATCCGGGGTTTTCAGGCGATCAACGAGAGCGATATGCTGCTGATGCCGGATGCCAGCACCGCCATCCTGGATCCGATGCTCGAGGTGCCTACCCTCTCCATAATTTGTGATATTTTTGACCCAACCTCGGGGAAGCCATATACCCGTGACCCGCGTTTTATCGCGCGAAAAGCCGAAGCGTATCTGAAGACCACCGGCATCGCCGACACCAGTTATTGGGGTCCGGAAATGGAGTTCTTTATCTTCGACAACGTCCAGTTCGAGCAGAACGAACACACTGCATTCTACAATGTCGATTCAGTTGAAGGTTCATGGAACACCGCCCGGGCGGAAAATATTGACGGCGACGGCAATCCTCATAACCTGGGGTACAAACCCCGCTACAAAGAGGGCTACTTTCCTGTACCTCCCCATGATTCGTTGCAGGACCTGCGCAGCAGGATTATCCTTAAAATGATGGAAACCGGCATTCCAATCGAGGTCCATCACCATGAAGTTGCCACCGCGGGCCAGTGCGAGATTGATATGCGTTTCAGTACCATGGTCAAGATGGGAGACCAAATGCAGTGGTACAAATATATCGTTAAGAATATGTGCCGGAAAGACGGCAAAGTCGCTACTTTCATGCCTAAACCGCTTTTCAAAGACAATGGCTCCGGTATGCACGTCCACCAGTCTTTGTGGAAGGATGGCGTGAACCAGTTCTTTGATAAAGACGGCTACGCTCTTTTATCACAGACTGCCAAATACTATATCGGCGGTTTGTTGAAACACGCCGACGCCCTGATGGCTATCTGCGCCCCGACAACTAACTCCTACAAACGACTAGTGCCGGGTTATGAGGCCCCGGTCAACCTGGTGTACTCCGCCCGCAACCGGTCGGCGTCGGTGCGCATACCCATGTATAACGCTAACCCGAAGTCCAAGCGTTTGGAGTTCAGATGTCCGGATAATACCGCTAATGGCTACTTATGCCTCGCGGCGATGATGATGGCGGGCTTGGACGGCATTCAAAACAAGGTTGACCCCGGCAAGCCCCATGACATGAACCTTTATGAATTGCCCAAAGCCGAAGCTAAAAAGATCCGAACCGTGCCTTCGTCGCTGGACGCCGCGCTTGATGCCCTTGAAAAAGACCACGATTTCCTGCTGCAAGGAGGCGTGTTCACAAAAGATGTCATAGAGGTCTGGCTGGACTATAAACGTACCCAGGAAGTGGATGCCATCCGACTGCGGCCGCACCCCTGGGAGTTTCATTTATATTTCGACATTTAG